From a single Glycine soja cultivar W05 chromosome 19, ASM419377v2, whole genome shotgun sequence genomic region:
- the LOC114399019 gene encoding UPF0496 protein At3g19330-like yields the protein MLECVSFKSSTPTTNSSPLPPPSHSHSEGNSAEEFEEDTSATSPNVSGEFHRALEAHSYNEIRSMVQAPPQVHHIDDEDSHHRHVLSQVLQPDSHSVHEALAKAKPKSNLTRLVSTYFYHSETASDFCLRLSRSVHRARHLYAPLSDLLAVLPASAPPLSQPQCDRAYELFLQFDREENPFALSRLHRLRDDFSDLKRDIQRDLRKCHSRIRLFRHSAAGCALCFVAVAAGTVVVASIVFVHALVGFSALSAAPFCVTRQKRRELARLKQLEAVENGTLVVNDINTIDSLVDRLQTAVEGDKAFVRFALDRGRERHPIQEVLNQLRKNQPVLEHLLGDLEQHIYFCFYSVNMARYALLKAICSHQTP from the exons ATGCTGGAATGCGTTTCTTTCAAATCGTCGACTCCTACCACCAACTCTTCTCCACTTCCTCCCCCTTCCCACTCTCATTCCGAag GGAACTCGGCGGAGGAATTCGAAGAAGACACTTCTGCCACAAGCCCAAACGTCTCGGGCGAGTTCCACCGCGCTTTGGAGGCCCACTCCTACAACGAGATCCGGTCCATGGTCCAGGCCCCACCGCAGGTCCACCACATCGACGACGAGGACTCGCACCACCGCCACGTCCTCTCCCAGGTCCTCCAACCCGACTCTCACAGCGTCCACGAAGCCCTCGCGAAAGCAAAACCTAAGAGCAACCTCACGCGCCTCGTCTCCACCTACTTCTACCACAGCGAAACCGCCTCCGACTTCTGCCTCCGCCTCAGCCGCAGCGTCCACCGCGCCCGCCACCTCTACGCGCCGCTCTCTGACCTCCTCGCCGTCCTCCCCGCCTCCGCACCGCCGCTCTCCCAACCGCAATGCGACCGCGCCTACGAGCTCTTCCTCCAATTTGACCGCGAAGAGAATCCTTTCGCGCTCTCCCGCCTCCACCGCCTCCGCGACGACTTCTCCGACCTCAAGCGCGACATCCAGCGCGACCTCCGCAAGTGCCACTCGCGAATCCGCCTCTTCCGCCACAGCGCCGCGGGCTGCGCCCTCTGCTTCGTTGCCGTCGCTGCCGGCACCGTTGTCGTTGCCTCCATCGTCTTCGTACATGCTCTAGTAGGGTTCAGCGCCCTCTCCGCGGCGCCGTTTTGTGTTACGCGGCAGAAGAGGAGGGAGCTTGCGAGGCTGAAGCAGCTTGAGGCTGTGGAGAATGGGACTCTTGTGGTGAATGACATTAACACCATTGATAGCCTCGTTGATCGGCTTCAAACCGCAGTAGAAGGGGATAAGGCTTTTGTTAGGTTTGCATTGGATAGGGGAAGGGAGAGACATCCCATTCAGGAAGTGCTTAACCAGCTTAGAAAGAACCAACCTGTTTTGGAGCATTTGCTTGGGGATCTTGAGCAACATATATACTTCTGCTTTTATAGTGTTAACATGGCCAGATATGCACTCCTCAAAGCGATATGCAGTCATCAAACTCCCTAG